Proteins encoded within one genomic window of Amycolatopsis nigrescens CSC17Ta-90:
- a CDS encoding Pvc16 family protein: protein MINEVNEALCLLLGRELPPGAAVRLDPPKPTWQTETPSDAVDLFLFGLYRDADEDGVRRCRLSYLVTARAARVDDEHRLLDQALRTAMRTETVPKDCFGTGFADGGQPVRLDLAETGPGALWTNLGMPARAAFVLEVSVPVAE from the coding sequence GTGATAAACGAGGTCAACGAAGCGCTGTGCCTGCTGCTCGGCCGGGAGCTGCCGCCGGGGGCGGCGGTCCGGCTCGACCCGCCGAAGCCGACCTGGCAGACCGAAACCCCGTCGGACGCGGTGGACCTGTTCCTGTTCGGGTTGTACCGCGATGCCGACGAGGACGGGGTGCGGCGCTGCCGGCTGAGCTATCTGGTCACCGCCAGGGCGGCCAGGGTGGACGACGAACACCGGCTGCTCGACCAGGCGCTGCGCACCGCGATGCGGACCGAAACCGTGCCGAAGGACTGCTTCGGCACGGGGTTCGCGGACGGCGGGCAGCCGGTCCGGCTGGACCTGGCCGAGACCGGGCCGGGGGCGCTGTGGACCAATCTCGGGATGCCGGCACGTGCCGCCTTCGTACTGGAGGTGAGCGTGCCGGTGGCCGAGTGA
- a CDS encoding response regulator transcription factor gives MVLLAEDDPAIADPLSRALQREGYEVKVVGDGPSVLDATAEQRVDLLVLDLGLPGMDGLEVCRRLRASGTELPVLMLTARTDEVDFVVGLDAGADDYVAKPFRLAELLARIRALLRRRVPEVLDAGGVRMDLGARLVTVDGREIQLANKEFELLRVLMSRAGQVVSRDEILAEVWNDLESKTSKTLDMHMSWLRRKLAVGTDGKAVVAHSADGERRIATVRGVGFRFNAE, from the coding sequence ATGGTGCTACTGGCCGAGGACGATCCGGCGATCGCCGATCCGCTCTCCCGCGCGCTGCAGCGGGAGGGCTACGAGGTGAAGGTGGTCGGGGACGGCCCGTCGGTACTCGACGCGACCGCCGAACAGCGGGTCGACCTGCTGGTTCTCGATCTTGGACTGCCGGGGATGGACGGGCTCGAGGTGTGCCGGCGGCTGCGCGCCAGCGGCACCGAGCTGCCGGTGCTGATGCTCACCGCGCGCACCGACGAGGTGGACTTCGTGGTCGGCCTCGATGCTGGCGCCGACGACTACGTGGCCAAGCCGTTCCGGCTGGCCGAGCTGCTGGCCAGGATCCGCGCGCTGCTGCGCCGCCGGGTGCCCGAGGTGCTCGACGCCGGCGGGGTGCGGATGGACCTCGGGGCCAGGCTGGTGACCGTGGACGGCAGGGAGATCCAGCTGGCGAACAAGGAGTTCGAGCTGCTCCGGGTGCTGATGAGCCGGGCCGGCCAGGTGGTCAGCCGGGACGAGATCCTGGCCGAGGTGTGGAACGACCTGGAGTCCAAGACCTCCAAGACGCTGGACATGCACATGTCCTGGCTGCGCCGGAAGCTCGCGGTCGGCACCGACGGCAAGGCGGTGGTCGCGCACTCCGCGGACGGCGAGCGGCGGATCGCGACCGTGCGAGGGGTCGGGTTCCGGTTCAATGCCGAATAG
- a CDS encoding patatin-like phospholipase family protein: MAPAEDPVQRMLALEMDQPDKYTKDSGTDWLRWSPGRAEEEGQQDPARYHQYANRSCDLTMRGGTTSGVIYPLAVCSLAEHYVFRNVGGASAGAIAAAATAAAEHGRFAEQPAQVSGAAVRPGFAGLAQLVAWLAPSTGDRSWRLAQLFQPHPSLHRAYRLATALMQRRETTGRGPIGAVVAALFGAVGWLSRIVLILLLVTWLAGPFALNWAVPPDRWNSAIAALAIPAAVLAVAAATAVIWAAAASMGRLSLVLLTPLVLGLIGMGVLDAPGSWPGWLVAGALTVLCWLVLTFAVPAVVAVIYGAVTLPLLKKSESFRFGIVAGSAEFEPAWLDRQAGMPASTGVPPLATWLADRIDDLAGLGPHEPGGEYGEALTFGQLWRGRDVAEEDVRELAELNERRVVNLALMTTDLSAGRPYRLPFLTAPTGVDHWQFCKLCLTGIVPGRVVAQLAATRQSGQICPRHQEEREPLHWLPEPWDMPVVLAARMSLSLPGLICAVPLCQNGKVHWFSDGGITSNFPIHFFDTLLPRWPTFGLNLGRMDGEVSDADAVHIPAQDSSPPVTNWAECGGATGFVGLILNTFMSWRDTMQSQLPGFRGRIADVRQGDGEGGTNLFMRPGDIAELALRGHQAGEQLKRRFTATEGQGEAPGFTQTDRYRWIRLRIALRQYRKLAHQAKGRSAIYTTGATSYRIPEALRNWFDEPASDRKWPMKEPYTATIESTLAELTALAEVQLAAPFDGTSPINPLLRLTPPE, encoded by the coding sequence ATGGCACCCGCCGAAGATCCCGTTCAGCGCATGCTGGCCCTCGAGATGGATCAGCCGGACAAGTACACGAAGGACTCCGGGACGGACTGGCTGCGCTGGTCACCGGGCCGCGCCGAGGAAGAGGGACAGCAGGACCCCGCGCGCTACCACCAGTACGCGAACCGCTCCTGCGACCTGACCATGCGCGGCGGCACCACCAGCGGCGTGATCTACCCGCTGGCAGTCTGCTCGCTCGCCGAGCACTACGTCTTCCGCAACGTCGGCGGGGCCTCCGCGGGCGCCATCGCGGCGGCGGCGACGGCGGCCGCCGAGCACGGCCGGTTCGCCGAGCAGCCGGCGCAGGTGTCCGGTGCCGCCGTCCGGCCCGGTTTCGCCGGACTGGCCCAGCTGGTGGCCTGGCTGGCGCCGAGCACCGGGGACCGGAGCTGGCGGCTGGCCCAGCTGTTCCAGCCGCATCCTTCGCTGCACCGGGCCTACCGGCTGGCGACGGCGCTGATGCAGCGGCGGGAGACCACCGGGCGCGGCCCGATCGGCGCGGTGGTCGCCGCCCTGTTCGGCGCGGTCGGCTGGCTGTCCAGGATCGTGCTGATCCTGTTGCTGGTGACCTGGCTGGCCGGGCCGTTCGCGCTGAACTGGGCGGTGCCGCCGGACCGCTGGAACAGTGCCATCGCCGCGTTGGCCATCCCGGCCGCCGTGCTGGCGGTGGCCGCCGCGACGGCGGTGATCTGGGCCGCCGCGGCGAGCATGGGCAGGTTGTCACTGGTGCTGCTGACGCCGCTGGTGCTCGGCCTGATCGGGATGGGGGTGCTGGACGCTCCCGGTTCCTGGCCGGGCTGGCTGGTCGCCGGCGCGCTCACCGTGCTGTGCTGGCTGGTGCTCACCTTCGCGGTGCCCGCCGTGGTCGCGGTCATCTACGGCGCGGTCACCCTGCCGCTGCTGAAAAAGAGCGAGTCCTTCCGCTTCGGCATCGTGGCCGGTTCGGCCGAGTTCGAGCCGGCCTGGCTGGACCGCCAAGCCGGGATGCCGGCGTCTACCGGGGTGCCGCCGCTGGCGACCTGGCTGGCCGACCGGATCGACGACCTCGCCGGGCTGGGGCCCCACGAACCCGGCGGCGAGTACGGCGAAGCGCTCACCTTCGGCCAGCTCTGGCGCGGCCGGGACGTGGCCGAGGAGGACGTCCGCGAGCTGGCCGAGCTCAACGAGCGGCGGGTGGTCAACCTCGCGCTGATGACCACCGACCTCTCCGCCGGCAGGCCGTACCGGCTGCCCTTCCTGACCGCGCCGACCGGGGTGGACCACTGGCAGTTCTGCAAGCTCTGCCTGACCGGCATCGTGCCGGGCAGGGTGGTCGCCCAGCTGGCCGCGACCAGGCAGTCGGGACAGATCTGCCCGCGGCACCAGGAGGAGCGGGAACCGCTGCACTGGCTGCCGGAGCCGTGGGACATGCCGGTGGTGCTGGCCGCGCGGATGAGCCTGTCGCTGCCGGGACTGATCTGCGCCGTGCCGCTGTGCCAGAACGGCAAGGTGCACTGGTTCTCCGACGGCGGGATCACCAGCAACTTCCCGATCCACTTCTTCGACACGCTGCTGCCGCGCTGGCCCACCTTCGGGCTCAACCTCGGCCGGATGGACGGCGAGGTCTCCGACGCGGACGCGGTCCACATCCCCGCGCAGGACTCTTCGCCGCCGGTCACGAACTGGGCCGAGTGCGGCGGGGCGACCGGTTTCGTCGGCCTCATCCTGAACACGTTCATGAGCTGGCGCGACACTATGCAGTCCCAGCTGCCGGGGTTCCGCGGCCGGATCGCGGACGTCCGCCAGGGCGACGGCGAGGGCGGCACCAACCTGTTCATGCGGCCCGGCGACATCGCCGAGCTGGCGCTGCGCGGGCACCAGGCCGGCGAGCAGCTCAAGCGGCGGTTCACCGCGACCGAGGGGCAGGGCGAGGCGCCGGGGTTCACGCAGACGGACCGGTACCGCTGGATCCGGCTGCGGATCGCGCTGCGCCAGTACCGGAAACTGGCCCACCAGGCCAAGGGCCGCTCGGCGATCTACACCACCGGCGCCACCTCCTACCGGATTCCGGAGGCGTTGCGGAACTGGTTCGACGAGCCGGCATCCGACCGGAAATGGCCGATGAAGGAGCCGTACACCGCGACCATCGAGTCCACCCTGGCCGAGCTCACCGCGCTCGCCGAGGTCCAGCTGGCCGCCCCCTTCGACGGCACCTCCCCGATCAACCCCCTACTCCGCCTCACCCCGCCCGAGTAG
- a CDS encoding ATP-binding protein, translated as MRRRILLAILLAVAVTGAALGIPLGVVAWLLVDNLARETLASDAQKIAASLDSDLAENKVLDLDQVLVAVPPDGRLTVRRPEEPPMIAGVDPGTDLITETVPIARQGTVELAIPAGPLRARQTQVTVGVVLLVVLSVGTGTVVATVTARRLAKPLRHVAERAAKLGGGDFRPDPSRYGVGELDMVAEALDASGSALAQLVQRERQLVGDVSHQLRSRLTALQLRLESLTVVTDPEIAEDARAAQEQADRLADALDELLAAARAASEVGAEPVELAMLMAEIAQEWRQLLRSEGRNLRLRVAEGLMARVTPARLREVIGVLLDNAKRHGAGTVTLAARRGDADATVVVEVSDTGSGIPDELAPHVFERGFSGGGSTGVGLALARALAEADGGRLELSSKRPAVFSLFLRVPRPGDVAHVRWPAERVPR; from the coding sequence ATGCGCCGTCGAATCCTGCTCGCCATCCTGCTGGCGGTCGCGGTCACCGGGGCCGCGCTGGGGATTCCGCTCGGCGTGGTGGCCTGGCTGCTGGTGGACAACCTGGCCAGGGAGACGCTGGCGTCGGACGCGCAGAAGATCGCCGCGTCGCTGGACAGCGACCTGGCCGAGAACAAGGTGCTGGACCTGGACCAGGTGCTGGTCGCGGTCCCGCCGGACGGCAGGCTCACCGTGCGTCGCCCGGAGGAGCCGCCGATGATCGCCGGGGTCGACCCCGGCACCGACCTGATCACCGAGACGGTGCCGATCGCCAGGCAGGGCACCGTGGAGCTGGCCATTCCGGCCGGGCCGCTGCGGGCAAGGCAGACCCAGGTCACCGTCGGGGTGGTGCTGCTGGTGGTGCTGTCCGTCGGCACCGGCACGGTGGTCGCCACGGTGACCGCGCGGCGGCTGGCGAAACCGCTGCGGCACGTGGCCGAACGGGCCGCGAAGCTCGGTGGCGGCGACTTCCGGCCGGACCCGAGCCGGTACGGAGTTGGCGAGTTGGACATGGTGGCCGAGGCGCTGGACGCCTCCGGCAGCGCGCTGGCCCAGCTCGTGCAGCGGGAACGGCAACTGGTCGGGGACGTCTCGCACCAGCTGCGCAGCAGGCTGACCGCGCTGCAGCTGCGGCTGGAGTCGCTGACCGTGGTCACCGACCCGGAGATCGCCGAGGACGCCAGGGCCGCGCAGGAGCAGGCCGACCGGCTCGCGGACGCGTTGGACGAACTGCTCGCCGCGGCCAGGGCGGCCAGCGAAGTCGGCGCCGAGCCGGTGGAGCTGGCCATGCTGATGGCCGAGATCGCCCAGGAATGGCGGCAGCTGCTGCGTTCGGAGGGCCGCAACCTCCGGCTGCGGGTGGCCGAAGGGCTGATGGCGCGGGTCACCCCGGCCCGGCTGCGCGAGGTGATCGGCGTGCTGCTGGACAACGCGAAGCGGCACGGCGCCGGCACGGTCACCCTGGCCGCCCGCCGCGGTGACGCGGACGCGACCGTGGTGGTGGAGGTCAGCGATACCGGCTCGGGCATTCCGGACGAACTGGCGCCGCACGTGTTCGAGCGCGGGTTCTCCGGCGGCGGCTCGACCGGGGTCGGGCTGGCGCTGGCCCGCGCGCTGGCCGAAGCGGACGGCGGACGGCTGGAGCTGTCCAGCAAACGGCCGGCGGTGTTCAGCCTCTTCCTCCGGGTGCCCCGGCCCGGCGATGTGGCGCACGTGCGCTGGCCAGCGGAGCGGGTGCCCCGGTAG
- the hisN gene encoding histidinol-phosphatase has protein sequence MVTVPGYANDLTLAAQLADAADKITTARFGALDLAVRRKPDRTPVTDADTAVEDAVRALLSEHRPADTVAGEERGGSVPDTGRAWVLDPIDGTKSFLRGVPVWATLIALVDGGEPVVGMISAPLLGRRWWASDGDGAWVRDHAGERRISVSAVAELSDAYLSTTDLGSWAEHHSRERYLALVDACWETRAFGDFWSHCLVAEGAIDLAAEPIVNPWDVAAAQVLVTEAGGVFSDIHGRPGFTGGSALSANSLLHSPALELLREPGK, from the coding sequence ATCGTCACCGTGCCCGGATACGCGAACGATCTGACCCTGGCCGCCCAGCTGGCGGACGCCGCCGACAAGATCACCACCGCGCGTTTCGGCGCACTGGACCTGGCCGTGCGGCGGAAGCCGGACCGGACGCCGGTGACCGACGCGGACACCGCGGTGGAGGACGCCGTTCGCGCGCTGCTGAGCGAGCACCGGCCGGCGGACACGGTGGCCGGCGAGGAACGCGGCGGCTCGGTGCCGGACACCGGCCGGGCCTGGGTGCTGGACCCGATCGACGGCACCAAGAGCTTCCTGCGCGGGGTCCCGGTGTGGGCCACCCTGATCGCCCTGGTCGACGGCGGCGAGCCGGTGGTCGGCATGATCAGCGCGCCGCTGCTCGGCCGTCGCTGGTGGGCGTCGGACGGCGACGGGGCCTGGGTGCGCGACCACGCGGGCGAGCGCCGGATCTCGGTGTCCGCGGTGGCGGAGCTGTCCGACGCGTACCTGTCCACCACGGACCTCGGCTCCTGGGCCGAGCACCACTCCAGGGAGCGCTACCTCGCGCTGGTGGACGCCTGTTGGGAGACCAGGGCGTTCGGCGACTTCTGGTCGCACTGCCTGGTCGCCGAGGGCGCGATCGACCTGGCCGCGGAGCCGATCGTGAACCCGTGGGACGTGGCCGCGGCGCAGGTGCTGGTGACCGAGGCCGGCGGGGTGTTCAGCGACATCCACGGCCGGCCCGGGTTCACCGGCGGCTCGGCGCTGTCCGCCAACTCCCTGCTGCACTCCCCCGCGCTGGAACTGCTGCGCGAGCCCGGAAAATGA
- a CDS encoding response regulator transcription factor: protein MMGQTRIPVTVRATDPILRDGVCMALRTRDDVWLVSGTAETTASGHASNAGTVALLVADRLDEEMTQQLRSLQGQGFTRIVLVAGEVDDNEVLGAIEHGVCAVARRADAKVDVLVRLIKAAAAGEGALPPDLLGRLLSRVSRLQRQVLEPRGLHLAGITSRETDVLRLVAAGLSTQEIADQLCYSQRTVKSILHDITNRFQLRNRSHAVAYAMREGLI from the coding sequence ATGATGGGGCAGACACGGATACCGGTCACCGTCCGAGCCACCGACCCGATCCTGCGCGACGGGGTCTGCATGGCACTGCGCACGCGGGACGACGTGTGGCTGGTCAGCGGAACGGCCGAGACCACCGCGAGCGGGCACGCTTCGAACGCCGGCACGGTGGCGCTGCTGGTCGCGGACCGGTTGGACGAGGAGATGACCCAGCAGCTGCGCTCCCTGCAGGGCCAGGGCTTCACCAGGATCGTGCTGGTCGCCGGCGAGGTGGACGACAACGAGGTGCTCGGCGCGATCGAGCACGGGGTGTGCGCGGTCGCCCGCCGCGCGGACGCCAAGGTGGACGTGCTGGTCCGGCTGATCAAGGCGGCCGCGGCCGGTGAGGGCGCGCTGCCGCCGGACCTGCTCGGCAGGCTGCTCAGCCGGGTGTCGCGGCTGCAGCGCCAGGTGCTGGAGCCGAGGGGGCTGCACCTGGCCGGCATCACCAGCCGCGAGACCGACGTGCTCCGGCTGGTCGCGGCCGGACTGTCCACTCAGGAGATCGCCGACCAGCTGTGCTACTCGCAGCGGACGGTGAAGAGCATCCTGCACGACATCACCAACCGGTTCCAGCTGCGCAACCGGTCGCACGCGGTCGCCTACGCGATGCGCGAAGGCCTGATCTGA